A single Endozoicomonas sp. NE40 DNA region contains:
- the hemE gene encoding uroporphyrinogen decarboxylase yields MTELKNDRLLKALLREPVDVTPVWMMRQAGRYLPEYRALRKEAGDFMSLCQNPQFACEVTLQPLERFPLDAAILFSDILTIPDAMGLGLYFETGEGPRFQKPVRTPADIEQLSVPDPEKDLGYVMDAVRVIRRELNGRVPLIGFSGSPWTLATYMVEGGSSKDFRRIKAMMYDQPQALHQLLSVLADSVKAYLNAQIKAGAQAVQIFDTWGGVLSPDCYREFSLNYMQNIVSGLVRENEGRPVPVILFTKNGGQWLEWMAETGTDALGLDWTTSIDDARNRVGDKVALQGNMDPSVLYASHQRIRQEVGSILQGFGSGTGHVFNLGHGIHQFVEPEKAAVFIHAVHELSQDYH; encoded by the coding sequence ATGACTGAATTAAAAAATGATCGTCTGTTAAAGGCTCTGTTGCGGGAACCGGTCGATGTAACGCCTGTCTGGATGATGCGACAGGCCGGGCGCTACCTGCCTGAATACCGGGCGCTCAGGAAGGAAGCGGGCGATTTTATGTCGTTGTGTCAGAACCCGCAGTTTGCCTGTGAAGTCACTTTGCAGCCGCTGGAACGATTTCCCTTGGATGCTGCGATTCTGTTCTCTGACATTCTGACGATTCCTGACGCTATGGGGCTTGGGCTTTATTTTGAAACCGGTGAAGGCCCCCGGTTTCAAAAGCCGGTGAGGACACCTGCCGATATTGAACAGTTAAGTGTTCCTGACCCGGAAAAAGACCTTGGCTATGTGATGGATGCAGTACGGGTCATTCGGCGTGAGCTGAATGGGCGTGTTCCCCTGATAGGCTTTTCCGGTAGTCCGTGGACACTGGCAACGTATATGGTCGAGGGTGGCAGCAGCAAAGATTTTCGACGTATAAAAGCGATGATGTACGACCAGCCTCAGGCGCTTCATCAGTTGTTGAGTGTATTGGCTGATTCCGTTAAAGCGTATCTGAATGCCCAGATAAAAGCCGGAGCCCAGGCGGTTCAGATTTTTGATACCTGGGGCGGTGTTTTGTCTCCGGACTGTTACCGGGAATTTTCTCTGAACTATATGCAGAACATTGTTTCCGGGCTGGTCAGGGAGAACGAAGGTCGCCCGGTGCCGGTGATTCTGTTCACCAAAAATGGCGGGCAGTGGCTGGAGTGGATGGCAGAAACAGGAACGGATGCTCTTGGACTGGACTGGACAACGTCTATTGATGATGCCCGGAACCGGGTGGGTGACAAGGTAGCCTTGCAGGGCAATATGGATCCGTCGGTGTTATATGCCTCTCATCAGCGTATACGTCAGGAAGTGGGCAGCATCCTTCAGGGCTTTGGTTCTGGCACAGGGCATGTCTTTAATCTTGGACACGGTATTCATCAGTTTGTAGAGCCGGAAAAAGCAGCGGTATTTATTCATGCGGTGCATGAGTTATCTCAGGATTACCACTGA
- a CDS encoding FAD-dependent oxidoreductase, whose amino-acid sequence MSHYSSNRLNNNFQFVEVNRKDPEKKTLRARKQDFVEIYKPFSETEVKRQAHRCLSCGNPYCEWKCPVHNYIPDWLKLVSEGNLFEAAELSHQTNSLPEVCGRVCPQDRLCEGACTLNDGFGAVTIGATEKYITDTALALGWRPDMSKVEWTDKKVAIIGAGPAGLGCADILARNGVNPVVFDKYPEIGGLLTFGIPEFKLEKHVMSRRREIFTEMGVEFQLNTEIGKDVQMAELLKEYDAVFMGMGTYTYMKGGFPGENLPGVYEALPFLISNVNRNLGHEQDEADFIDLKGKKVVVLGGGDTAMDCNRTSIRQGAASVTCAYRRDEENMPGSRREVTNAKQEGVKFLFNRQPVEIVGNGKVEGIKLVSTELGEPDENGRRRPQVIPGSEEILEADAVLVAFGFRPSPATWFEDHDIQLDEGGRVVAPEQAKFSFQTSNPKVFAGGDMVRGSDLVVTAIWEGRQAAEGILDYLDV is encoded by the coding sequence ATGTCACATTACAGTAGCAACCGATTAAACAATAACTTCCAGTTTGTGGAAGTGAACCGCAAAGACCCTGAGAAAAAAACACTCAGAGCCCGAAAGCAGGACTTTGTAGAAATTTACAAGCCATTCAGTGAAACCGAGGTAAAGCGGCAGGCGCATCGCTGCCTCTCCTGCGGTAATCCTTACTGTGAATGGAAATGCCCTGTACACAACTATATTCCGGACTGGCTGAAACTGGTGTCAGAGGGCAACCTGTTTGAAGCGGCGGAGTTGTCGCACCAGACCAACAGCCTGCCGGAAGTCTGTGGTCGGGTCTGTCCACAGGATCGTCTGTGTGAAGGTGCCTGTACCCTGAATGACGGGTTTGGTGCCGTTACCATTGGCGCTACCGAGAAATACATTACGGATACGGCACTGGCGCTGGGCTGGCGTCCGGATATGTCGAAGGTTGAGTGGACGGATAAAAAGGTGGCCATTATTGGCGCTGGTCCTGCTGGTCTGGGCTGTGCCGATATTCTGGCACGCAATGGTGTGAATCCGGTGGTATTTGATAAATACCCTGAGATTGGCGGGCTTCTGACCTTCGGTATTCCGGAATTCAAACTGGAAAAACATGTAATGAGCCGTCGTCGTGAAATCTTTACCGAGATGGGCGTTGAGTTCCAGCTGAATACGGAGATTGGTAAAGATGTGCAGATGGCTGAGCTGTTGAAGGAGTATGACGCCGTATTTATGGGTATGGGTACCTACACCTATATGAAAGGCGGCTTTCCGGGCGAAAACCTGCCGGGTGTTTATGAAGCCCTGCCGTTCCTGATTTCCAATGTAAACCGTAACCTTGGTCATGAGCAGGACGAAGCGGATTTTATTGACCTGAAAGGTAAAAAGGTGGTGGTACTCGGTGGTGGTGATACGGCTATGGACTGTAACCGTACCTCCATTCGTCAGGGGGCTGCCAGTGTTACCTGTGCCTATCGCCGCGATGAAGAGAATATGCCCGGCTCCCGTCGTGAAGTAACCAATGCCAAACAGGAAGGTGTGAAGTTCCTGTTCAATCGTCAGCCCGTTGAAATTGTCGGTAATGGCAAGGTAGAAGGCATTAAACTGGTGTCTACTGAACTGGGGGAACCGGATGAAAACGGTCGCCGTCGTCCACAGGTGATTCCCGGCAGTGAGGAAATCCTGGAAGCGGATGCCGTGCTGGTAGCCTTTGGTTTCCGCCCAAGCCCGGCCACATGGTTTGAAGACCACGATATTCAGCTGGACGAAGGTGGTCGTGTAGTAGCACCGGAGCAGGCGAAATTCAGCTTCCAGACTTCTAATCCGAAAGTCTTTGCCGGGGGCGATATGGTCAGGGGTTCAGATCTGGTTGTGACGGCAATATGGGAAGGACGACAGGCTGCCGAAGGCATTCTGGATTATTTGGATGTTTGA